The genomic segment GGCTTTCGCCGGGAAGTGGCATCATCGGCGATTTTTTCGCCTTTCACTTTGCTGAGTCAAACCAGGCTATCGCAGGGCGTATCACGGTGGAGGGCAAAGACATCTACGTGGTGAATGCGCACCTGCACGCCGGGCTGCCGGATGACGAACGCTGGGGCCGGGAGATGGAGCTGCACCGGCAGGCAAGCACTATGACGGAAAAGGAATATGCTGCCCTGGTGGAGCGCTGGCGGGGTAGCATCGACCGGCGCCAGAGCGAAACCCAGGGCCTTCTGGCGTGGATGCGGGCCAAGTTGCCGCCGGAGGCACCGGTCGTGCTGATGGGGGACTTCAACGCCCAGCCGCAGTCCGAAGAGATCACCTGGGTACTGGTGGATGACTTTATCGACACCTGGGCGCAGCTGCATGGTACTGACGAGCCGGGCTCTACGTGGGAGCCGGAGAGCAACCTTAATATCCAGACCTACTACGACGTGCCGGACCCGTATGACTCCGCATACACGGTGTGGGAAAAGCTTAAGGCCCTGAATCGACAGGTCTCCCGGCGGATCGATTATATCTTCGTGAAGAAAGTGCCAGCGAAGTATATTCTGCGCAGTGAAGTTGTTTTCGATCAAGTGACAAAAGGGCAGCACCCTTC from the Candidatus Neomarinimicrobiota bacterium genome contains:
- a CDS encoding endonuclease/exonuclease/phosphatase family protein, yielding LSPGSGIIGDFFAFHFAESNQAIAGRITVEGKDIYVVNAHLHAGLPDDERWGREMELHRQASTMTEKEYAALVERWRGSIDRRQSETQGLLAWMRAKLPPEAPVVLMGDFNAQPQSEEITWVLVDDFIDTWAQLHGTDEPGSTWEPESNLNIQTYYDVPDPYDSAYTVWEKLKALNRQVSRRIDYIFVKKVPAKYILRSEVVFDQVTKGQHPSDHFGVLATIRLNSKQ